A window of Cryptomeria japonica chromosome 3, Sugi_1.0, whole genome shotgun sequence contains these coding sequences:
- the LOC131874147 gene encoding disease resistance protein TAO1-like produces the protein MGNSLRVLSYLDESQIAFRGKCHKSFKELRCLQIPHDVSELPLEFKKLEHLVYYRGPFTEAMSLYELPSSLRSMRITVSAENGVKDSKVTSASSLVELDCYLNNIVQSLPDGMEKLTKLERLTVWGCHQLRELPSKFGELRNLRQLTLFNCNELKELPSDFGRLSNLEWLFLEECHKLKQLSSDFGQPSNLKYIFFNRCSTLSESPYSFGQLNNLKYLSLHGCSALSVLPSEFGLLKNLEYLYLSDCSGLKELPCDFGQLQNLKELYLRGCSGLEELPSDFGQLKNLKFLGLRQCSGLKKLPLSLEDLVRGDCELDFDLF, from the exons ATGGGCAATTCCTTAAGAGTGTTATCTTATTTAGATGAATCGCAAATAGCATTCAGGGGGAAATGCCATAAGTCATTTAAAGAACTCAGATGCCTCCAAATTCCGCATGATGTTTCTGAGTTGCCACTGGAGTTTAAGAAACTTGAGCATCTTGTTTACTATAGGGGCCCTTTCACTGAAGCCATGAGTTTATATGAG CTTCCTTCAAGCCTGCGTAGTATGAGAATTACAGTTTCTGCCGAGAACGGAGTTAAAGATTCTAAGGTCACTTCAGCTTCTTCTCTTGTAGAATTAGACTGCTATTTGAATAATATAGTGCAAAGCTTACCAGATGGAATGGAAAAGCTAACAAAGTTAGAGAGATTAACTGTATGGGGATGCCATCAGTTGAGGGAacttccttccaaatttggggaactcagaAACCTAAGACAGTTGACGCTATTCAATTGCAATGAATTGAAAGAGTTGCCTTCAGACTTTGGAAGACTCAGCAATTTAGAATGGTTATTTCTAGAAGAATGCCATAAACTGAAACAGTTGTCTTCAGACTTTGGACAACCTAGCaatttgaaatatatatttttcaaccGCTGCTCTACGTTAAGTGAATCGCCTTACAGCTTTGGGCAACTTAATAATTTGAAATATTTGAGTTTACACGGTTGCTCTGCATTAAGTGTATTGCCTTCAGAATTTGGGCTACTTAAAAATCTAGAATACTTATATTTGAGCGACTGTTCTGGGTTGAAAGAATTGCCTTGTGACTTTGGGCAACTTCAAAATCTGAAAGAATTATATTTGAGAGGCTGTTCTGGGTTGGAAGAGTTGCCTTCTGATTTTGGGCAActcaaaaatctgaaatttttaggcTTGCGGCAATGTTCTGGGCTGAAAAAATTGCCACTAAGCCTGGAAGATCTTGTTAGAGGAGATTGTGAActtgattttgatttattttaa